From Ancylobacter pratisalsi, one genomic window encodes:
- a CDS encoding SDR family NAD(P)-dependent oxidoreductase, which produces MNPPSLFDLTGRRALVTGASRGIGRQLATALASAGADVAVAARQAASLGDTVADIEALGRRAVPLALDVTEVEACRAGVEAAATALGGLDILVNNAGMEQVCPSLEVEEALWDQILDTNLKGAFFCAQAAARVMRGAGTGSGAAGGAIINLCSLTSEVGIPTAVPYGSSKSGLLGMTRALAAEWAGLGIRVNAIAPGYFRTSMTDVFYADEGWQAGMLAKIPMRRFGALADLDGIAIFLAADASAYITGQCFPVDGGFLASI; this is translated from the coding sequence ATGAACCCGCCCTCGCTGTTCGATCTCACCGGGCGCCGGGCCCTGGTCACCGGCGCCAGCCGGGGCATCGGCCGCCAGCTCGCCACCGCGCTGGCCTCCGCCGGGGCGGATGTCGCCGTGGCGGCGCGCCAGGCGGCCTCGCTGGGCGACACGGTGGCCGATATCGAAGCGCTCGGCCGGCGCGCCGTGCCGCTCGCCCTCGACGTGACCGAGGTCGAGGCCTGCCGCGCCGGGGTGGAGGCGGCGGCCACGGCATTGGGCGGGCTCGACATCCTCGTCAACAATGCCGGCATGGAGCAGGTCTGCCCCTCGCTTGAGGTCGAGGAAGCGCTGTGGGACCAGATTCTGGACACCAATCTCAAGGGCGCCTTCTTCTGCGCCCAGGCCGCCGCGCGGGTGATGCGCGGGGCGGGCACGGGCAGCGGCGCGGCGGGCGGTGCCATCATCAATCTGTGTTCGCTCACCTCCGAGGTCGGCATTCCCACTGCGGTGCCCTATGGCTCCTCCAAATCCGGCCTTCTGGGCATGACGCGGGCGCTGGCGGCGGAATGGGCGGGCCTCGGCATCCGCGTCAACGCCATCGCGCCGGGTTACTTCCGCACCAGCATGACCGACGTGTTCTACGCCGATGAGGGCTGGCAGGCGGGCATGCTGGCGAAGATCCCGATGCGCCGCTTCGGCGCTCTGGCCGATCTCGACGGCATCGCCATCTTCCTCGCCGCCGATGCGTCGGCCTACATCACCGGCCAGTGCTTCCCGGTCGATGGCGGCTTTCTCGCCTCGATCTGA
- a CDS encoding ABC transporter permease, which translates to MARKRSVIDLCLTPKAEVPGPVRYVVSTLVWLLVIAVWSGLTYGGVMADIFLPSPSAVLGAFFRLTEDGTLSQHIWASLQVVITGFVISSILAVPLGLLMGTFRVVQAGLEPLVNFIRYLPVTSFVPLFILWIGIGIEQRITVIFFGTFFQQLIMVADVSRGVSKDLLNASYTLGATRRDAVLHVLTPAALPGIMDTLRITMGWAWTYLVVAELVAASSGLGYISMKAMRGFQVDVIFLAIAVIGLLGLITDLIFRLVSKRLVPWAS; encoded by the coding sequence ATGGCTCGCAAGCGTTCCGTCATCGATCTGTGTCTCACGCCCAAGGCCGAAGTGCCCGGCCCGGTGCGCTATGTGGTCTCGACGCTGGTCTGGCTGCTGGTGATCGCCGTGTGGTCCGGCCTGACCTATGGCGGGGTGATGGCGGACATCTTCCTGCCCTCGCCCTCGGCGGTGCTCGGCGCCTTCTTCCGGCTCACCGAGGACGGCACGCTCAGTCAGCACATCTGGGCGAGCCTGCAGGTGGTGATCACCGGCTTCGTCATCTCCTCCATCCTCGCCGTTCCGCTCGGGCTGCTCATGGGCACGTTCCGGGTGGTGCAGGCCGGGCTTGAGCCGCTGGTGAACTTCATCCGCTACCTGCCGGTCACCTCTTTCGTGCCGCTGTTCATCCTGTGGATCGGCATCGGCATCGAGCAGCGCATCACGGTCATCTTCTTCGGCACCTTCTTCCAGCAGCTGATCATGGTCGCCGACGTCTCGCGCGGGGTGTCGAAGGATTTGCTCAATGCCTCCTACACGCTCGGCGCCACGCGGCGCGACGCGGTGCTGCACGTGCTGACGCCGGCGGCGCTGCCGGGGATCATGGACACGCTGCGCATCACCATGGGCTGGGCGTGGACCTATCTCGTCGTCGCCGAGCTGGTCGCCGCCTCCTCCGGGCTCGGCTACATCTCGATGAAGGCGATGCGCGGCTTCCAGGTCGACGTGATCTTCCTCGCCATCGCGGTCATCGGCCTGCTCGGCCTGATCACCGACCTGATCTTCCGTCTCGTCAGCAAGAGGCTCGTGCCATGGGCGTCGTGA
- a CDS encoding NtaA/DmoA family FMN-dependent monooxygenase (This protein belongs to a clade of FMN-dependent monooxygenases, within a broader family of flavin-dependent oxidoreductases, the luciferase-like monooxygenase (LMM) family, some of whose members use coenzyme F420 rather than FMN.), translating into MADKRFHLAWFMNFTPDEWREPFGQGGNPWDGQFYIEMAQAMERACFDLIMIEDKLMVPETYGGSRDLSLKHAMMVPKADPAPLAVAMGMATRHLGVVATMSTMAYPPFMLARLSSTIDSLTKGRFGWNVVTSAEDLMAKNFGMDKLPPREDRYAMAEEYMEVCEKLFNSWEPDAVVLDRKNGIYADGSKVHTIDHKGTFYQVRGPLNTVPSPQRRPVYLQAGASPRGRDFAARHADAIVSVANGVEGMKAFRADIRARVEKLGRDPDDIKVFFCICPSLGETEEEAHARYRNVTMSDNFVTDVLISISAITEIDFSQFELDKPLPEKLVTNGESGTLDKFQQWGSGKTLRQLAADGGGGLVSSMELIGTPAQVAEKMGAAMAEVGGDGFLITTPVLRVSRRYIAEICDGLVPELQARGLTRTEYKHQLLRDNLREF; encoded by the coding sequence ATGGCCGACAAGCGCTTCCACCTCGCCTGGTTCATGAACTTCACGCCCGACGAATGGCGCGAGCCGTTCGGCCAGGGCGGCAATCCGTGGGATGGCCAGTTCTACATCGAGATGGCCCAGGCCATGGAGCGCGCCTGCTTCGATCTCATTATGATCGAGGACAAACTCATGGTGCCGGAGACCTATGGCGGCTCGCGCGACCTGTCGCTCAAGCACGCCATGATGGTGCCGAAGGCCGATCCCGCCCCGCTCGCGGTGGCCATGGGCATGGCGACGAGGCATCTCGGCGTGGTCGCCACCATGTCCACGATGGCCTATCCGCCCTTCATGCTGGCGCGCCTGTCCTCCACCATCGACAGCCTCACCAAGGGCCGCTTCGGCTGGAACGTCGTCACCTCGGCCGAGGACCTGATGGCGAAGAATTTCGGCATGGACAAGCTGCCTCCGCGCGAGGACCGCTACGCCATGGCCGAGGAGTACATGGAAGTCTGCGAGAAGCTGTTCAACAGCTGGGAGCCGGACGCCGTGGTGCTCGACCGCAAGAACGGCATCTATGCCGACGGCTCGAAGGTGCACACCATCGACCACAAGGGCACCTTCTACCAGGTGCGCGGTCCGCTCAACACCGTGCCCTCGCCCCAGCGCCGCCCGGTCTACCTGCAGGCCGGCGCGTCCCCGCGCGGGCGTGATTTCGCCGCCCGGCATGCCGATGCCATCGTCTCGGTGGCGAACGGGGTCGAGGGCATGAAGGCGTTCCGCGCCGACATCCGCGCCCGCGTCGAAAAGCTGGGTCGCGACCCGGACGACATCAAGGTGTTCTTCTGCATCTGCCCCAGCCTCGGCGAGACCGAGGAGGAGGCACACGCCCGCTACCGCAACGTCACCATGTCGGACAATTTCGTCACCGACGTGCTGATCTCGATCTCCGCCATCACCGAGATCGACTTCTCGCAGTTCGAGCTCGACAAGCCGCTGCCGGAGAAGCTGGTGACCAATGGCGAGTCCGGCACGCTCGACAAGTTCCAGCAGTGGGGCTCGGGCAAGACGCTGCGCCAGCTCGCGGCCGATGGCGGCGGTGGTCTGGTCTCCTCGATGGAGCTGATCGGCACGCCCGCGCAGGTCGCCGAGAAGATGGGCGCCGCCATGGCCGAGGTCGGCGGCGACGGCTTCCTCATCACCACGCCCGTGCTGCGCGTCTCGCGCCGCTACATCGCCGAGATCTGCGACGGGCTGGTGCCGGAGCTGCAGGCCCGCGGCCTCACCCGCACCGAATACAAGCACCAGCTGCTGCGCGACAATCTCAGGGAATTCTGA
- a CDS encoding ABC transporter substrate-binding protein — MLTKSLRRCLAGVFTGTIMAAAAAQPASAGTISIGHTVWVGYGPLYLAKELGYFKENGVDVELQVVDDSALAMAAQAGGKLDGTATTLDEILKYRSDKFCFKAVALFDESHGGDGMVSVKEINSLADLKGKTVALNEGSTSQFWFSYLLKKEGIPLKDVEVLNMSADAAAAAFIAGQVPVAVTWEPNLTLVKTKNAGKVLMDSAATPGVIIDVLELSCSVLKDRPADAKGFIAGLQKAVDYIKENPEKAYAIMAKGVGGYLTDPKDFADAASGVKFYDKQMTIDYFGTLQKPGPAADVIALGNEIWTDLGKIKAPVTYEEVIDPSFTQ, encoded by the coding sequence ATGCTGACTAAGAGCCTGCGCCGGTGCCTCGCCGGCGTGTTCACCGGAACGATCATGGCCGCGGCGGCGGCGCAGCCCGCTTCCGCCGGCACGATCTCGATCGGCCATACGGTCTGGGTCGGCTACGGGCCGCTCTATCTCGCCAAGGAGCTTGGCTACTTCAAGGAGAACGGCGTTGACGTCGAGCTTCAGGTGGTGGACGATTCCGCGCTCGCCATGGCCGCCCAGGCCGGCGGCAAGCTGGATGGCACCGCCACCACGCTGGACGAGATCCTGAAGTACCGTTCCGACAAGTTCTGCTTCAAGGCGGTGGCGCTGTTCGACGAGAGCCATGGCGGCGACGGCATGGTCTCGGTCAAGGAGATCAACTCGCTGGCCGACCTGAAGGGCAAGACCGTCGCCCTCAACGAGGGCTCCACCTCGCAGTTCTGGTTCTCCTACCTGCTCAAGAAGGAAGGCATCCCGCTGAAGGACGTCGAAGTGCTCAACATGAGCGCCGATGCCGCAGCCGCCGCCTTCATCGCCGGCCAGGTGCCGGTCGCCGTGACCTGGGAGCCGAACCTCACCCTGGTGAAGACCAAGAACGCGGGCAAGGTGCTGATGGACAGCGCCGCCACGCCGGGCGTCATCATCGACGTGCTCGAGCTTTCCTGCTCGGTGCTGAAGGACCGCCCCGCGGATGCCAAGGGCTTCATCGCCGGCCTGCAGAAGGCGGTCGACTACATCAAGGAAAACCCCGAGAAGGCCTATGCCATCATGGCCAAGGGCGTCGGCGGCTATCTGACCGATCCCAAGGACTTCGCCGACGCCGCGTCCGGCGTGAAGTTCTACGACAAGCAGATGACCATTGATTACTTCGGCACCCTGCAGAAGCCCGGCCCGGCGGCCGACGTGATCGCGCTCGGCAACGAGATCTGGACCGACCTCGGCAAGATCAAGGCCCCGGTCACCTACGAAGAAGTCATCGACCCCAGCTTCACCCAGTGA
- a CDS encoding ABC transporter permease, translated as MRRIINYAPRPGVRILLAILPFVAVLAIYLLASNARLAIEPNDKLMPSFATFWATIVRLATTLDIATKQYLFWWDTWLSLWRLFVGLGIAALLGLVLGILVGFIPYLRVTFEPFFAAFSLIPPLAVLPILFILFGLGELSKIVLIVFGIAPFIIRDVMLRVASLPNEQIVKAQTLGASTWQMISGVVLPQVMPRLLDSVRLSLGAAWLFVIAAEAITAEGGLGYRIFLVRRYLAMDVILPYVIWITFLAFLMDYALRKLAAAAYPWDQIKAA; from the coding sequence CTCGCAATCCTGCCCTTCGTGGCGGTGCTGGCGATCTATCTGCTGGCCTCCAATGCGCGTCTCGCCATCGAGCCGAACGACAAGCTCATGCCGTCCTTCGCCACCTTCTGGGCGACGATCGTGCGGCTGGCGACCACGCTCGACATCGCCACCAAGCAGTACCTGTTCTGGTGGGATACCTGGCTCAGCCTGTGGCGGCTGTTCGTCGGGCTCGGCATCGCGGCGCTGCTGGGGCTGGTGCTGGGCATCCTTGTCGGCTTCATCCCCTATCTGCGCGTGACCTTCGAGCCGTTCTTCGCCGCCTTCTCGCTGATCCCGCCACTGGCGGTGCTGCCGATCCTGTTCATCCTCTTCGGACTCGGCGAACTGTCGAAAATCGTGCTCATCGTGTTCGGCATCGCGCCCTTCATCATCCGCGACGTGATGCTGCGCGTGGCCTCGCTGCCCAATGAGCAGATCGTGAAGGCGCAGACGCTGGGCGCCTCGACCTGGCAGATGATCTCCGGCGTGGTGCTGCCGCAGGTGATGCCGCGCCTGCTCGATTCGGTGCGCCTCTCGCTGGGCGCGGCGTGGCTGTTCGTCATCGCGGCGGAGGCGATCACCGCCGAGGGCGGGCTCGGCTACCGCATCTTCCTGGTGCGCCGCTATCTCGCGATGGACGTGATCCTGCCCTACGTCATCTGGATCACCTTCCTTGCCTTTCTCATGGATTACGCGCTGCGCAAGCTCGCCGCCGCGGCCTATCCGTGGGACCAGATCAAGGCGGCCTGA
- a CDS encoding ABC transporter ATP-binding protein: MTKIVIDNVWKEYEDRVVLERVNLTLDDHEFLVIIGPSGVGKTTLLRLLLSQETPTRGRILIDGEPIASEPTADRGVVFQRYSVFPHRTVLGNVMLGPQWAASPVLGRLFGERRRALEARAMGLLDRVGLAEHAGKYPAQLSGGMQQRLALAQALIMKPKVLLLDEPFGALDPGTRKSMHQLVRELWEENEMTIVMVTHDLSEAFLLGTRVIAVDRPRNDPQAPERFGATIASDFEAKIRAVRDSRRFESERETVRLTLATSNDLPADGSPVRTLVKD; encoded by the coding sequence ATGACCAAGATCGTCATCGACAATGTCTGGAAGGAATATGAGGACCGCGTCGTCCTGGAGCGGGTCAACCTCACGCTCGACGACCACGAATTCCTCGTCATCATCGGTCCCTCGGGGGTCGGCAAGACCACGCTGCTGCGGCTGCTGCTGAGCCAGGAGACCCCCACGCGCGGGCGCATCCTGATCGATGGCGAGCCGATCGCGAGCGAGCCGACCGCCGATCGCGGCGTGGTGTTCCAGCGCTACTCGGTGTTCCCCCACCGCACCGTGCTCGGCAATGTGATGCTGGGCCCGCAATGGGCGGCATCCCCGGTGCTGGGGCGCCTGTTCGGGGAGCGCCGGCGCGCGCTGGAGGCGCGGGCCATGGGCCTGCTCGACCGTGTCGGCCTTGCCGAGCATGCGGGCAAATACCCCGCCCAGCTCTCGGGCGGTATGCAGCAGCGCCTCGCCCTGGCGCAGGCGCTGATCATGAAGCCGAAGGTGCTGCTGCTGGACGAGCCCTTCGGCGCGCTCGACCCCGGCACCCGCAAGTCGATGCACCAGCTGGTGCGCGAATTGTGGGAGGAGAACGAGATGACCATCGTCATGGTCACCCACGACCTTTCCGAGGCCTTCCTGCTCGGCACCCGCGTCATCGCGGTCGATCGCCCGCGCAACGACCCGCAGGCGCCCGAGCGGTTCGGCGCCACCATCGCCTCGGACTTCGAGGCCAAGATCCGCGCCGTGCGCGACTCCCGCCGTTTTGAGAGCGAGCGCGAGACGGTGCGCCTCACCCTCGCCACTTCCAATGACCTGCCCGCGGATGGCTCGCCCGTCCGCACCCTTGTGAAGGACTGA
- a CDS encoding flavin reductase — protein MAPSIRSDERDPDEGAPPAVTRQDYRNAMARLGAAVTIVTTDGPGGRHGFTASAVCSVTDSPPTLLVCLNRGSSASAAIHANGVLCVNTLGGGHEHLSNLFGGRTPPAERFAAGEWKVSATGAPMLLDAVAAFDCRIVRSVEVGTHDVLFCEVVGLAQGGAREGLIYFSRRYHAVVGEPDA, from the coding sequence ATGGCGCCGTCGATCCGCAGTGATGAACGCGACCCGGACGAGGGCGCGCCTCCCGCCGTCACCCGGCAGGACTACCGCAATGCCATGGCCCGCCTTGGCGCGGCGGTGACGATCGTGACCACCGACGGCCCCGGCGGGCGTCACGGCTTCACCGCCTCGGCGGTGTGCTCGGTCACCGACAGCCCGCCGACGCTGCTGGTCTGCCTCAACAGGGGCAGTTCGGCGAGCGCGGCGATCCATGCCAACGGGGTGTTGTGCGTGAACACGCTTGGCGGCGGGCATGAGCATCTGTCCAATCTGTTCGGCGGACGCACCCCGCCCGCCGAACGTTTCGCCGCCGGCGAATGGAAGGTCTCGGCCACCGGCGCGCCGATGCTGCTCGACGCGGTCGCCGCCTTCGATTGCCGGATCGTGCGCAGCGTGGAGGTCGGCACCCATGATGTGCTGTTCTGCGAGGTGGTGGGTCTTGCCCAGGGCGGCGCGCGCGAGGGGCTGATCTATTTCAGCCGCCGCTACCACGCGGTCGTCGGGGAGCCGGACGCGTGA
- a CDS encoding ABC transporter ATP-binding protein, whose product MGVVKASAVTASDVVPFPEAAPTQPRLRIEDVRLEYTTRGKTVVAIDNISIDVPDNEFAVIVGPSGCGKSSLLYLVAGLNEPTSGEILLGDKEVHGPGPDRGMVFQSYTLFPWLTVRENVEFGLKRRGMPAAEREEIVNRYLNETGLAAFHDAYPKQLSGGMMQRVAIARALANDPKILLMDEPFGALDSQTRSSMQRLLLRVWEQHHKTVLFVTHDIDEAILLGDRIYVMTARPGRLKEEVVVPIARPRSLDMVMDPAFIAVKRRILDLLKNEIKDDDEH is encoded by the coding sequence ATGGGCGTCGTGAAAGCCAGCGCCGTCACCGCCAGCGACGTGGTGCCCTTTCCCGAGGCCGCGCCCACGCAGCCGCGCCTGCGCATCGAGGATGTGCGCCTCGAATACACCACGCGTGGCAAGACCGTGGTGGCGATCGACAACATCTCCATCGATGTTCCCGACAACGAATTCGCCGTCATCGTCGGCCCCTCGGGCTGCGGCAAGTCGAGCCTGCTCTATCTCGTCGCCGGCCTCAACGAGCCGACCTCCGGCGAGATCCTGCTCGGCGACAAGGAAGTGCACGGCCCCGGCCCGGACCGGGGCATGGTGTTCCAGTCCTACACGCTTTTCCCCTGGCTCACCGTGCGCGAAAACGTCGAGTTCGGCCTGAAGCGGCGCGGGATGCCGGCGGCCGAGCGCGAGGAGATCGTCAACCGCTACCTCAACGAAACCGGCCTCGCCGCCTTCCACGACGCCTACCCCAAGCAGCTGTCCGGCGGCATGATGCAGCGCGTGGCCATTGCCCGTGCGCTGGCCAACGACCCCAAGATCCTGTTGATGGACGAGCCGTTCGGCGCGCTCGACAGCCAGACCCGCAGCTCCATGCAGCGCCTGCTGCTGCGGGTGTGGGAGCAGCACCACAAGACCGTGCTGTTCGTCACCCACGACATTGACGAGGCGATCCTGCTCGGCGACCGCATCTATGTGATGACCGCCCGCCCCGGCCGGCTGAAGGAAGAGGTGGTGGTGCCGATCGCCCGGCCGCGCTCGCTCGACATGGTCATGGACCCGGCCTTCATCGCGGTGAAGCGCCGCATCCTCGATCTGCTGAAGAACGAGATCAAGGACGACGACGAGCACTGA